DNA from Mycolicibacterium alvei:
CCCGATCCGACGCGCGTGGTGTACGCCTTGAGGATCCCCAGAACCGTCGTGATCCGCGTCGGCCCGATCCCGGAACCGACCGCGGCGCCGCCGGCGGTCGGATTGGACGACGTGACGAACGGGTAGGTGCCGTGGTCGACGTCGAGCAGGGTGCCCTGCGAGCCCTCCAGCAGCACGGTCTCGCCGTTCTCCAGCGCCTGGTTGAGCAGCAGCCGGGCGTCGGCGATGCGGTGTTTGAAGCCCTCGGCCTGGGTGAGCAGGTTGGCCACCACCTCATCCACTTCCAGCGCCTTGCGGTTGTAGATCTTGACCAGCACCTGGTTCTTGAACTCCAGCGCCGCCTCGATCTTGTTGGCCAACTGCTCCTCGTCGAGCACGTCGGCGACCCGGATGCCGATGCGGGCGATCTTGTCCTGATAGCAGGGCCCGATGCCGCGGCCGGTGGTGCCGATCTTCCTGCTGCCCATGTAGCGCTCGGTCACCTTGTCGATGGCGACGTGATACGGCATCAGCAGATGCGCGTCGGCGGAGATCAGCAGGCCCGACGTGTCGACGCCGCGATCTTCCAGACCCTGGAGCTCGGTGAGCAGCACACCCGGATCGACCACCACACCGTTACCGATGACGTTGGTGACCCCTGGCGTGAGAATGCCCGAGGGGATGAGGTGCAGTGCGAAGTTCTCCCCGGTCGGCAGCACGACGGTATGCCCCGCGTTGTTGCCCCCCTGGTAGCGAACTACCCACTGCACACGACCACCCAGTAGATCGGTGGCCTTACCTTTGCCCTCGTCGCCCCATTGGGCGCCGATGAGGACGATTGCCGGCATGGCGTAATCTCCCGCCTAATCTTCCGCATTAATGTGATGCAGCCGGTAGGCCACCTTATCCCAGCTCACGCCAGGAACCACATTTTGTCCGACCACAAGGAACAGTGTTGACCACCTCAGACGAGGTTGCGGTGGTCGGCGGAGCGCGTGTCGCGCGTCCGCTCCGCGACCTCCCGAGAGTCGATGTCGATGGGCTCGGGGCACACCGCAGGGTGGTCGTGACCGGCGGCGACGCCGAGCTTTCCGCCGTGCTCACCGCGTTGCTGCGCGCCGATCGGCTCGATGTCGAGGTCGCCCCCGCGACCGGCAGATGGTCGGCCCGGCGCGCCTTGAGCGCCCCGGCCCGGCGTGTCCCGCTGATCCGCGACGAAACGGGAACCGTGCTGGTCGGCGCGGCGCAATGGCATGGAGCCGACGGTGCGCCGCTGCAGGGCGAGGCCATCGTCGACGACTGCGTGCTCTTCGACGGCGAGGCCCCCGGTGTCCGCGTCGAGCCGACGCCGAACATGCCAGGGCTGCGCGCGAGCGTGCTCTCGGCCCGCGGCCGGGCACGGCACTGGGTCGTCGGCCGCGCGGCGCAGCTGGGCACCCCGGGTGCCCACGTGATCCGGGACGGGGTTCCCGCGCCGCGGACGGTGCGGCGTTCGACGTTCTACCGGCACACCGAAGGCTGGCTACGCGTCGGCTGAACTGGGCCGGCCCCGGTAGCGTCGAACCGTGAACATCCGCCCGCTGCATCAGTCGGTACGGCCCAGCCCGGTCTTTCTGGCCGTCGTCGCGGTCACGGTGGCCGGCGGGGTGCTGGCCTGGCTCGCCGCCGACAACGTGAAGCCGTTGTCCTACGTCGGGGTGTTCATCCTGGTGATCGCCGGCTGGTTGGTGTCGCTGTGCCTGCACGAGTTCGGCCACGCCTACACCGCGTGGCGATTCGGTGACCATGATGTCGCGGCGCGCGGCTATCTGACGCTGAACCCGCTCAAGTACTCCCATCCCCTGCTGTCACTCGGTTTACCGGTGCTGTTCATCGCGCTCGGCGGCATCGGCCTGCCCGGCGGGGCCGTCTACGTCCGCACCTCGTGGATGACCGCGCGCCAGAAGACGCTGGTCAGCCTGGCCGGCCCGGCGGCCAACCTGGTCCTGGGGGTGCTGCTGCTGGGCATCACCCGGGTCTTCTTCGACCCGGCCCACGGGGTGTTCTGGTCGGGGCTGGCTTTCCTGGGGTTCCTTCAGGTCACCGCCGTAGTGCTGAATCTGCTGCCGATTCCCGGGCTGGACGGGTACGGCGCACTGGAACCGCATCTGAGCCCCGCCACCCAGCGGGCGGTGGAGCCGGCCAAGCAGTGGGGCTTCTTCATCCTGTTGATCCTGTTGATCACGCCCACGCTCAACCAGTGGTTCTTCTCGGTGGTTTTCTGGTTCGTCGATCTCTCCGGCGTGCCGAGCGACTGGGTGTGGAGCGGAATGTCTCTGACCCGGTTCTGGGCGGCCTGGCTCTGACGCGTCGGCGTCGTTGACCACACCCACCACCCGCGCACCCGTCGTCACGCTGGCGTGACGCTCGACGACGACAGCCACTCTGGCGTGACAAAGGCGGGCCAGAGGAGCGGCCACTTGCCACATATGCGCACTTCCGCATATATTGCCGGCATGGGCGCAGGCCACGATCACAGTCACCGCAGCGATACCCGCGTCAGCAGGATGCTCATCGCCGCGGCGATCCTGACCGCGTTCTTCGTCCTTGAACTGGTCACCGCGCTGACGATCAACTCGATCGCACTGCTCGCCGACGCCGGCCACATGCTCACCGACCTGGTCGCCATGTTCATGGGCCTGACCGCGGTGTTGCTGGCCAAACGCGGCAGCACCTCCCCGGCCCGCACCTACGGCTGGCACCGGGCCGAGGTCT
Protein-coding regions in this window:
- a CDS encoding adenylosuccinate synthase, which produces MPAIVLIGAQWGDEGKGKATDLLGGRVQWVVRYQGGNNAGHTVVLPTGENFALHLIPSGILTPGVTNVIGNGVVVDPGVLLTELQGLEDRGVDTSGLLISADAHLLMPYHVAIDKVTERYMGSRKIGTTGRGIGPCYQDKIARIGIRVADVLDEEQLANKIEAALEFKNQVLVKIYNRKALEVDEVVANLLTQAEGFKHRIADARLLLNQALENGETVLLEGSQGTLLDVDHGTYPFVTSSNPTAGGAAVGSGIGPTRITTVLGILKAYTTRVGSGPFPTELFDEHGAYLAKTGGEVGVTTGRARRCGWFDAVIARYATRVNGITDYFLTKLDVLSSLETVPVCVGYKVDGKRTNEMPMTQSDIHRAEPIYEELPGWWEDISTAREFSDLPAKAQDYVLRLEELAGAHVSCIGVGPGRDQTIVRRDILAAK
- a CDS encoding site-2 protease family protein — its product is MNIRPLHQSVRPSPVFLAVVAVTVAGGVLAWLAADNVKPLSYVGVFILVIAGWLVSLCLHEFGHAYTAWRFGDHDVAARGYLTLNPLKYSHPLLSLGLPVLFIALGGIGLPGGAVYVRTSWMTARQKTLVSLAGPAANLVLGVLLLGITRVFFDPAHGVFWSGLAFLGFLQVTAVVLNLLPIPGLDGYGALEPHLSPATQRAVEPAKQWGFFILLILLITPTLNQWFFSVVFWFVDLSGVPSDWVWSGMSLTRFWAAWL